In a genomic window of Enterobacter asburiae:
- a CDS encoding sn-glycerol-3-phosphate import ATP-binding protein UgpC, with product MAGLKLQAVTKSWDGKTQVIQPLTLDVADGEFIVMVGPSGCGKSTLLRMVAGLERVTSGDIWIDRQRVTEMEPKDRGIAMVFQNYALYPHMSVEENMAWGLKIRGMGKGHIDECVKEAARILELDGLLKRRPRELSGGQRQRVAMGRAIVRDPAVFLFDEPLSNLDAKLRVQMRLELQQLHRRLKTTSLYVTHDQVEAMTLAQRVMVMNKGIAEQIGTPVEVYEKPATRFVASFIGSPAMNLLEGRISSAGTHFELESGMALPINWYYRGYAGRKMTLGIRPEHIALTSQADGGVPLVMDTLEMLGADNLAHGRWGDQKMVVRLAHQERPKAGSTLWLHLPENHLHLFDGETGQRV from the coding sequence ATGGCAGGTTTAAAACTTCAGGCAGTAACCAAAAGCTGGGACGGCAAAACCCAGGTTATTCAGCCGTTAACGCTCGACGTGGCGGACGGGGAATTCATCGTCATGGTCGGCCCGTCCGGCTGTGGCAAATCCACGCTGCTACGCATGGTGGCGGGGCTGGAGCGCGTGACCTCCGGGGATATCTGGATTGACCGCCAGCGCGTCACCGAAATGGAGCCGAAAGACAGAGGCATTGCGATGGTGTTCCAGAACTACGCCCTCTATCCGCACATGAGCGTGGAAGAGAACATGGCCTGGGGGCTGAAAATCCGCGGCATGGGCAAAGGCCATATCGACGAGTGCGTGAAAGAGGCGGCGCGCATTCTGGAACTCGACGGCCTGCTCAAGCGTCGCCCGCGCGAGCTCTCCGGCGGCCAGCGCCAGCGCGTGGCGATGGGGCGCGCCATCGTGCGCGATCCGGCGGTATTCCTCTTTGACGAGCCGCTCTCCAACCTTGACGCCAAGCTGCGCGTGCAGATGCGTCTTGAGCTACAGCAGCTGCACCGTCGTCTGAAAACCACCTCCCTGTACGTGACCCACGATCAGGTCGAAGCCATGACGCTCGCCCAGCGCGTAATGGTGATGAACAAAGGCATCGCCGAGCAGATTGGCACCCCGGTGGAAGTGTACGAGAAACCGGCCACCCGCTTTGTGGCGAGCTTTATCGGCAGCCCGGCGATGAACCTGCTGGAAGGGCGTATCAGTAGCGCGGGCACGCATTTTGAGCTGGAAAGCGGGATGGCATTGCCGATCAACTGGTACTATCGTGGTTACGCCGGGCGTAAGATGACGCTCGGTATCCGCCCGGAGCATATTGCTTTAACCTCTCAGGCGGACGGCGGCGTGCCGCTGGTGATGGACACGCTGGAGATGTTGGGTGCAGATAACCTGGCGCACGGGCGCTGGGGGGATCAAAAAATGGTGGTGCGCCTGGCGCATCAGGAGCGCCCTAAAGCAGGCAGCACGCTGTGGCTGCACCTGCCGGAAAACCATCTGCACCTTTTTGACGGTGAAACAGGACAACGAGTATGA
- the ugpQ gene encoding glycerophosphodiester phosphodiesterase: MSNWPYPHVVAHRGGGKLAPENTLAAIDVGARYGHTMIEFDAKLSKDGEIFLLHDDNLERTSNGWGVAGELPWRDLLKVDAGSWYSGEFKGEPLPLLAEVADRCRQHGMMANIEIKPTTGTGPLTGKVIALAARELWEGMTAPLLSSFEIDALEAAQAAVPELPRGLLLDEWREDWRELTTRLACVSIHLNHKLLDEARVKMLKDAGLHILVYTVNKPQRAAELLRWGVDSICTDAIDLIGPDFSSAD; encoded by the coding sequence ATGAGCAACTGGCCTTATCCCCACGTCGTCGCCCACCGGGGCGGCGGTAAGCTGGCGCCGGAGAACACCCTGGCGGCGATTGATGTTGGCGCGCGTTACGGCCACACCATGATCGAGTTCGACGCCAAGCTGTCGAAAGACGGCGAAATTTTCTTGCTGCATGACGATAACCTCGAACGCACCAGCAACGGCTGGGGCGTGGCGGGCGAGCTGCCGTGGCGCGATCTGCTGAAGGTGGACGCCGGAAGCTGGTACAGCGGCGAATTCAAAGGCGAACCGCTGCCGCTGCTGGCGGAAGTGGCGGACCGCTGTCGCCAGCACGGTATGATGGCCAATATCGAAATCAAACCGACCACCGGCACCGGGCCGCTGACGGGCAAAGTGATTGCCCTTGCCGCGCGCGAGCTGTGGGAAGGAATGACCGCACCGCTGCTCTCCTCGTTTGAAATTGACGCGCTGGAAGCGGCACAGGCAGCCGTGCCGGAGCTGCCGCGCGGGCTGCTGCTTGACGAGTGGCGCGAGGACTGGCGCGAGCTGACGACGCGCTTAGCGTGTGTCTCTATTCATCTTAATCATAAGCTGCTGGATGAGGCGCGGGTGAAGATGCTGAAAGACGCGGGTCTGCATATTCTGGTCTACACCGTTAACAAACCCCAGCGTGCAGCCGAGCTGCTGCGCTGGGGCGTGGACAGCATCTGTACCGATGCAATCGACCTGATCGGCCCGGACTTTAGTTCTGCGGATTAA
- a CDS encoding DUF2756 family protein, with translation MKRLMILTALIPFAAFAQPLNTMNNPNQQGYVIPSQQRMQTEMMSQQQQQKGMLNQQLRTQTQMQQQSLQNQMNANTQRVQQGQVREQPLPNKNGGMLGGMTSSGSGQQHMLPPQSNGSMLNPQN, from the coding sequence ATGAAACGCTTGATGATTCTTACGGCGCTGATCCCGTTTGCCGCGTTCGCACAGCCGCTCAACACCATGAATAACCCGAACCAGCAGGGGTATGTTATCCCGAGCCAGCAGCGTATGCAGACCGAGATGATGAGCCAGCAACAGCAGCAGAAAGGGATGCTGAATCAGCAGCTGAGAACGCAGACCCAGATGCAGCAGCAGAGCCTGCAAAACCAGATGAACGCCAACACCCAGCGCGTGCAGCAGGGACAAGTGCGCGAGCAGCCGCTGCCGAATAAAAACGGCGGGATGTTAGGGGGGATGACGTCGTCAGGCAGCGGACAGCAGCATATGCTGCCGCCGCAGTCGAACGGCAGTATGCTTAATCCGCAGAACTAA